A region of the Candidatus Methylomirabilis oxygeniifera genome:
TGTTTGTTGGAGTCCTGCTCTTTTACCTGACCGAACAGCTCCTCTCCAATTTTGGTCACTAAGCCAGAATAAGCCACTGCGGAAGAGTTTGACACGTTTAAGCATCCTCCCGTATACTCCTATCTAATCCTGTCGTGGGCTGATGAGGATTGCGTGCCGGCGCTGGGAGCCGGAGCGTAGACATCGTTCCAGCCCGCACCTACAACGCGAGAGAGATGTTGCGGAACACGACAGACGGGATCAATGGGAGAAAAAGAGACGGCGTCGCCGTCGCCCGGCGCACCGCCGTCGCCGTGGCGGGAGCGCTCCTCATACTGCTTGGAACCCTCAGTGCGACCCGGGTGTACGCCGCGCCGGGCAGTCTTGACCCCGCCTTCGGGACGGCCGGGAAGGTGACGACCGACTTCGGGCGCGCTGGAGATGCCTCTGCCGTGATCCTGCAACCGGACGGCAAGCTGGTGGCGTTAGGAACGTCATATGTCGCCGGCAACTCTGACTTTGCTCTGGCCCGCTACAACCCGGACGGCAGCCTCGATCCCACCTTCGGGACCGGCGGGACGGTGACGACTGACTTCGGTAGTCCCCTCGATTTCGCCCAGGCCCTCGTCCTGCAGCCGGACGGCAAGCTGGTCGCGGCGGGAAGCGCGAACGCCGCTGCCGGCAACTCTGACTTTGCTCTGGCCCGCTACAACCCCAACGGTACTCTCGATCCCACCTTCGGGACCGGCGGCAAGGTGACGACCGACTTCGGTGACGGCGATGAGGCCCACGCCCTCGTCCTGCAGCCGGACGGCAAGCTGGTCGCGGCGGGCTATACGGATACGAGTGGTTCCTCGGTTTTTGCACTGGCCCGCTACAACTCCGACGGCAGCCTCGATCCCACCTTCGGGACCGGCGGTACAGTCGTGACACCCATTGGTGACGATAATAATTCCGCCCACGCCCTCATCCGGCAATCGGACGGTAAGCTGGTCGTAGCGGGATCTACAAGGATTGCCGGTGACTACGACTTTGCTCTGGCCCGCTACAACCCCAACGGTACTCTCGATCCCACCTTCGGGACCGGCGGCAAGGTGACGACCGACCTCGGCAGCCCGTACGATTCCGCCCGCGCCCTCGTCCTGCAACCGGACGGCAAGCTGGTCGTAGCGGGGTATATGGATGGCGCCAGCCAGTCGGCATTCGCCCTGGCCCGCTACAACCCCAACGGCACTCTCGATCCCACCTTCGGGACCGGCGGGGTGGTGGTCGATACCGAGAGCGGAGATGGGGCGTTCGCCCTGGTTCTACAACCGAACAACAAGCTGGTTGCGGCAGGTTTCTCGTATGCGCAGGGCACGCAAGATTTCGCTCTGGCCCGCTACAACCCCAACGGTACTCTCGATCCCACCTTCGGGACCGGCGGAGCGGTCACCACTGATTTCGGTACTGAAGATGGCACTCGCGCCCTCGTCCTGCAGCCGGACGGCAAGCTCGTCGCGGCGGGGTGGACGGAAATTGCCGGGAACTCTAACTTCGCCTTGACCCGCTATGAGGGCGATGCCGCCGTCCTCATGGTGCTGACCGCCGGGACCGGCTCCGGCATGGTGACCAGCGATGTGCCGGGGATCGACTGCGAGCCGGACTGCAAGGCGAGTTACGCGCAACAGATGACCGTCACCCTCACGGCGGTCGCCGATCCGGGGTCGGTCTTTGCCGGCTACTCGGGCGATCCCGGTTGCGAGGACGGCATCGTCACCATGAATAGCGACACCACCTGTATCGCCACCTTCAACCTCCTGACAGCCGGTCCCGACCTCACCGGAACCTGGCGGAGCCTGATCCAGAGCTGCAAGGGCGAGGGGGTCGAGCAGAAGTGTAAACTCAAAGGAAAGGTACAGATCCACAACGTGGGGACCGCGAAGGCTCCCAGTGGATCCTTCCTGCGGTTCTACCTCTCGGCTGATCCGGTATGGGATGGCAGCGACACCCTCCTGCAGCAGGTGTCCGTCAGCAGTCTGAAACCGGGAAAGACTAAGAGCAAGAAGATCAAGTATCGACAGCCGACCAGTCAGACCGCCAAGGGGCTGTACCTCCTCGCCGTCCTCGATGTCACCGGGCTCATGGCGGAGCTGGACGAGACGAACAATCTGGTGGTCTTCGGGCCGATTCCGTAGGTCGAGACCCTTATTTGCAGATCAACCTTCCGATTGGGCTTGCCCCCGGCGTGTGAATTTGATATACATGGACACGGTTTAATAACGAATAATCAATAGAGGGCGGTGTGGGGAAGAGCCGATATATCGCGATGGTGCTGGCGAGCCTCGTCTTGCTGTCGGTAAGGCCGGCATCGGGGGAGATCTATTTCCGAACCGACGAGGATGGGTTTGTGCACTTTACTAACGTACCGACGACACCGCAACACAGGCGGCTTCAACCGGGAGTGTTGCCTCCTACCACCAAACTGACCAGTGCGAACATGTCGGAGCTGATCAACGCCCTCGGCGCTGAGTATGGGCTTGATCCTGCTCTGATTCGGGCCGTCATTCAGGTGGAGTCGAACTTTAACCGCAAGGCTGTCTCGCCTAAAGGCGCGCAGGGGCTGATGCAACTGATGCCGGCCACTATCTGGCGCTTCTCAGTGGGAGACGCCTATGATCCTCATGAGAACATCGGGGCGGGCGCCCGATACCTCCGCCAGCTTCTGGACCTATTTCGCGGGGATCTGACGCTGGCGCTGGCCGCCTATAACGCCGGAGAAAACGCCGTACTCCGGTATAAGGGAATACCGCCCTATGCGGAGACCCGGGACTATGTGGCGAAAGTCCTCAGTCTGTACCGGCGCGGGCAACGAGAGCGCCACGCCGGCGGGCCGATCGAGACGGTTGCCCAGGTGATTGCGGCACAGCCGCCGCCCCCTCCGCCGCCACCGTCCATCTATAAGGCGGAGGCGTCCGATACCATCCTGTACACGAATATCCCACCGATCGTCCAGTCTCCTTAGGTATCTGACGGGTAGTCATTAGCCGCCGTTGTGATCCTGGATGTACACCTCTGTATCGTTTGATCGTTAACCCCGTCCGCACGTCAGTTTTCAGTGCGGCTCCTTTGACGGGAGCCCAGGCAACGGTTGAATCTGCTGGAGGTCCATTCCCCTCGGATTGCCACGAGTTCGTCATACCGGCGGAAGCCGGTATCCGGTTCCAACGGCCGTTAACGAAGCAATTGTTCGTACGTTGCAGCGTCAAAGCCGACAACGAGCGTGCGGCCCTTCCGGAAGGTCGGAGCTCGCAGGCCCCCAGTCGGTCCCATCAGGAGTGCCAGAAGTTCGGTCCTGCCGGGCTTATCTTTCCGTAGATCTATATAGACACGCTTCTGCCCTTTCGTCGCGTAGATCTCGTCCACCTCTTGGACCAGCGCGAGCGCGTCTTTCTCCTTCAGGGTCTGTTTTTTCGCATCTATCTGCAACACGATTTCGATGCGATGTTGCGCAAGAAACTCTTGCGCCTTGACGCAGCCCTTTCATCCGGGGCGGTGGTACCTCCAATCGATTCGTCCCATTAAGACCTCCTCCATTAGGCCATTATGATGCGTACAGGCGGTCCATGGTGTACACTCACGGGTTCCACCGAGGGCGTATTACTCGCGCAACAGCGGCTGAAAACGCATCTGACCATCGATCCCTC
Encoded here:
- a CDS encoding conserved exported protein of unknown function (Evidence 4 : Homologs of previously reported genes of unknown function), with product MLRNTTDGINGRKRDGVAVARRTAVAVAGALLILLGTLSATRVYAAPGSLDPAFGTAGKVTTDFGRAGDASAVILQPDGKLVALGTSYVAGNSDFALARYNPDGSLDPTFGTGGTVTTDFGSPLDFAQALVLQPDGKLVAAGSANAAAGNSDFALARYNPNGTLDPTFGTGGKVTTDFGDGDEAHALVLQPDGKLVAAGYTDTSGSSVFALARYNSDGSLDPTFGTGGTVVTPIGDDNNSAHALIRQSDGKLVVAGSTRIAGDYDFALARYNPNGTLDPTFGTGGKVTTDLGSPYDSARALVLQPDGKLVVAGYMDGASQSAFALARYNPNGTLDPTFGTGGVVVDTESGDGAFALVLQPNNKLVAAGFSYAQGTQDFALARYNPNGTLDPTFGTGGAVTTDFGTEDGTRALVLQPDGKLVAAGWTEIAGNSNFALTRYEGDAAVLMVLTAGTGSGMVTSDVPGIDCEPDCKASYAQQMTVTLTAVADPGSVFAGYSGDPGCEDGIVTMNSDTTCIATFNLLTAGPDLTGTWRSLIQSCKGEGVEQKCKLKGKVQIHNVGTAKAPSGSFLRFYLSADPVWDGSDTLLQQVSVSSLKPGKTKSKKIKYRQPTSQTAKGLYLLAVLDVTGLMAELDETNNLVVFGPIP
- a CDS encoding Lytic transglycosylase, catalytic precursor, with the protein product MGKSRYIAMVLASLVLLSVRPASGEIYFRTDEDGFVHFTNVPTTPQHRRLQPGVLPPTTKLTSANMSELINALGAEYGLDPALIRAVIQVESNFNRKAVSPKGAQGLMQLMPATIWRFSVGDAYDPHENIGAGARYLRQLLDLFRGDLTLALAAYNAGENAVLRYKGIPPYAETRDYVAKVLSLYRRGQRERHAGGPIETVAQVIAAQPPPPPPPPSIYKAEASDTILYTNIPPIVQSP
- a CDS encoding conserved protein of unknown function (Evidence 4 : Homologs of previously reported genes of unknown function), which translates into the protein MLQIDAKKQTLKEKDALALVQEVDEIYATKGQKRVYIDLRKDKPGRTELLALLMGPTGGLRAPTFRKGRTLVVGFDAATYEQLLR